The DNA sequence TACTCCGTCAATAGCCCACGCAGATTGTTGATCTGCATCGTGCGAAACTTGATGAGCTGCTGACGCATCCGGTGCAGTGCAAGCATCGCTTGCTGCGTCTCGGTCTTCACCGCTACCGGCTTGCCTGGTTGCTGCACGGCCAGCCAGATCGCCCGTGCGTCTGCAGCATCGTTTTTGTTGCGAATGTTAAACGCCTTGGCAAATTCCGCCGGTATCAGTCTGACCTCGTGGCCCATCTTTACAAGCTGCCTGGCCCAGTGGTGCGCACCACCGCACGCTTCCATTCCGATGAGGCAACGAGCACGGTTTGCAAAGTGCTCGAGAAACTGCGCCCGCTTGATCGGCTTGTTCACTATCTCTCCAGTTTCCTGATCGATGTAATGCACCTGGAACACGTGCTTGGCGATATCCACACCCACTGCCGTACAGTTCATGATTGGATCCTCCGGTTGCTTGTGAAAACTCGCATTTTGCACCTTGGGCGTATCGATGCCATTAGCCCATGAGGATCCACCTTCCTCCGCTTACTGGCTCACGGGGTGGGACGCGTTCATTTCATTCAGACAGGGCGAGCGATTGGCAAAATACTCGAGAAAAGCAGCTCGCTTTATCGGTGGCGGCCTCAAATTTGAACTGCAACACCTGTCTCGTATAAGGTGTCGCAATGCCCGAAAAAACTTCATACCAGCAACTGCAACCTGAAGAACGCCTGACCATTGCAAGCTTGCATCTGCAGGGTTCAAGTATGCGAGCCATGGCTCGCATACTCGGGCGCTCACCGGGAACTATCAGCCGTGAGCTAATGCGAAACAGCTCTTCTGTTGGCTACGCATCGGTGCCCGCTGCAGCGCTTAGCAGCGCACGCCGCAGTGCGTCCCGCCGCCCCGCCAAGCTTTGCCTGCAAGGCGTCTGCTGGCGCATTGTTCTCACCCTGCTTGAGTGGAAATGGTCGCCCCAGCAGATATCGGGCACACTCAAGCGCATGTATCCAACCGACTCGACCCAACACGTCTCGCACGAAACCATCTACACGGCTATCTATGCTCAGCCGCGCGGTGAACTGCGCCGCCAACTCATTGCCTGCCTGCGCCACGGCCACAGCACGCGCATGCCACGCACTCGGGGCACAGACCGGCGCGGACAGATTCCCGACATGGTCAGTATCCACGTGCGACCGCCCGAAATTGAAGACCGACTACTGCCAGGTCACTGGGAAGGCGACTTCATCAAGGG is a window from the Burkholderia sp. PAMC 26561 genome containing:
- a CDS encoding IS30 family transposase, which gives rise to MPEKTSYQQLQPEERLTIASLHLQGSSMRAMARILGRSPGTISRELMRNSSSVGYASVPAAALSSARRSASRRPAKLCLQGVCWRIVLTLLEWKWSPQQISGTLKRMYPTDSTQHVSHETIYTAIYAQPRGELRRQLIACLRHGHSTRMPRTRGTDRRGQIPDMVSIHVRPPEIEDRLLPGHWEGDFIKGANNQSSVGVLVERTSRLVLLAKMEDATAASALAGFSAKLNSIVAPLRQSFTYDQGKEMSRHQELTAATGVNVYFCDPHSPWQRGTCENTNGLLRQYLPKGSDLSVYSQNELDAIADSLNSRPRATHAFHSPFEVFAATLASASRPPSSKH